A portion of the Oxynema aestuarii AP17 genome contains these proteins:
- the pstS gene encoding phosphate ABC transporter substrate-binding protein PstS: MVLLHQSTARTRLGTCLSALALSVGLAACSGADTGTGSPPTGDNATEQGAANSKLALNSNVTLNGAGASFPAPLYQRWFQEFSQQNPQLQINYQSVGSGAGVKQFTAKTVDFGASDVAMKDEEIAAVDRGVLLLPMTAGSIVLAYNLEGVEGELKLTRQAYVDILLGKITTWNDPAIADANPGVTLPDEPITVVHRADGSGTTGVFTKHLSAISEEWKNSVGEGKTVEWPTGVGAKGNEGVTAQIQQTPGSIGYVEYGYAKNNNLKFAALENQSGQFIVPSEESASQTLAAVTLPENLRAFIADPEGEQSYPIVSYTWILAYESYDNPETAKAVEAAIEYGLTKGQEVSAELGYVPLPQNVREKVAAKADAISPDYQIEVQ, from the coding sequence ATGGTCTTACTTCACCAATCGACCGCCCGAACTCGCTTAGGGACTTGTTTGTCGGCCCTCGCCCTCAGTGTCGGTCTGGCCGCGTGCAGTGGTGCAGATACAGGCACCGGATCCCCTCCCACCGGAGACAATGCCACGGAACAGGGAGCCGCCAACAGCAAACTCGCACTCAACAGCAACGTCACCCTCAACGGTGCGGGGGCTTCTTTTCCCGCCCCCTTATACCAACGTTGGTTTCAAGAGTTCAGTCAACAAAATCCCCAACTTCAAATTAACTACCAATCCGTTGGCAGTGGCGCGGGGGTGAAACAGTTTACGGCGAAAACTGTAGACTTTGGCGCCAGTGATGTTGCCATGAAAGATGAAGAGATCGCCGCCGTCGATCGAGGTGTTTTGTTACTGCCGATGACGGCGGGAAGTATCGTATTAGCTTACAACCTCGAAGGCGTCGAAGGGGAATTGAAGCTGACGCGCCAAGCCTATGTCGATATTCTGTTAGGGAAGATTACTACTTGGAACGATCCGGCGATCGCCGACGCCAACCCGGGAGTGACCTTACCCGACGAGCCGATTACCGTCGTTCACCGCGCCGATGGAAGCGGAACCACCGGGGTGTTTACCAAACACCTCAGCGCCATCAGCGAAGAATGGAAAAATAGCGTCGGCGAAGGCAAAACCGTCGAATGGCCCACGGGAGTCGGCGCCAAAGGCAACGAAGGGGTCACCGCCCAAATTCAACAAACCCCCGGTTCCATCGGCTACGTCGAATACGGTTACGCCAAAAATAACAATCTGAAATTTGCCGCCTTAGAAAACCAATCCGGTCAGTTTATCGTTCCGAGCGAAGAATCTGCCTCGCAAACCTTAGCGGCGGTGACTTTACCGGAAAACTTGCGCGCGTTCATTGCCGATCCGGAAGGGGAGCAATCTTACCCCATTGTTAGTTACACTTGGATTCTGGCTTACGAAAGTTACGACAACCCCGAAACGGCAAAAGCGGTGGAAGCGGCGATCGAATACGGGTTGACGAAAGGTCAAGAAGTCAGTGCCGAATTGGGTTACGTTCCCCTACCGCAAAATGTTCGCGAAAAAGTGGCCGCCAAAGCTGATGCGATCAGCCCCGATTATCAGATCGAGGTTCAATAG
- a CDS encoding adenylate/guanylate cyclase domain-containing protein, giving the protein MKFRSIRTRIMTTTTLLIVSIVGAIVWLWASSERELFREQTLQEAKTLTMLLSQSWSNELSDSNWNQLRLSLDSLLRHNPDFIYILISDDRANHRIIAASPMEFQDRYIPDLVPVSVTTKALQASEGSRAQDTYLLRTIEFPEGEVRARRGEPILEVASDIRLVSGSKIGTLRVGISLGRIERAVANAVGKALLVGTFALGVGLVGAYILAKQVSDPIRRLQETVAKIAAGELDRRAEIYRADEIGALAAAFNEMSAALQGSFDRLQGTIESFQRFVPEKFLVAIAPEGIENIQVGVAVKRTISILFCDIRNYTSLSEAMTPLETFSFLNDYLEIVGQEIARHGGFIDKYIGDAIMALFDDRATDGAVQAAIAMRRRLISFNQARLERQLPPIEIGIGIHRGEVVMGTVGFVSRIESTAIGDAVNVAARVEGLTKEYGCNVLVTDAVVDSLGDREAVQLNLIDEAVKVKGKDEAIAVYEVLERTSCRESNENFFRF; this is encoded by the coding sequence ATGAAGTTCCGCTCGATCCGTACCCGCATCATGACCACCACCACCCTCCTCATCGTCTCGATTGTCGGTGCGATCGTCTGGCTGTGGGCGAGCAGCGAACGCGAACTGTTTCGGGAACAAACCCTCCAGGAAGCGAAAACCCTCACCATGCTCCTGTCTCAATCCTGGAGTAACGAACTGAGCGATAGTAACTGGAACCAATTACGGTTGAGTTTGGATTCCCTACTCAGGCACAATCCGGATTTTATTTATATTCTCATTTCCGACGATCGCGCCAACCACCGCATTATCGCCGCCTCGCCGATGGAATTTCAAGACCGTTACATCCCCGATCTCGTCCCGGTCTCGGTGACGACCAAAGCCCTCCAAGCCTCTGAAGGCTCCCGCGCCCAAGATACTTATCTGTTACGAACTATCGAATTTCCCGAAGGGGAGGTGCGAGCCCGGCGCGGCGAGCCGATTTTAGAGGTCGCCTCGGACATCCGCCTGGTCTCGGGCAGTAAAATCGGCACTTTGCGGGTGGGAATTTCCCTGGGGCGGATCGAACGAGCGGTCGCCAACGCAGTCGGTAAAGCCTTGTTGGTGGGGACGTTTGCTTTGGGAGTCGGCTTGGTCGGGGCTTACATCCTCGCCAAACAAGTCAGCGATCCGATCCGTCGTCTCCAAGAAACGGTGGCGAAAATTGCCGCCGGGGAGTTGGACCGCCGCGCCGAAATCTATCGGGCGGATGAAATTGGGGCGTTGGCTGCTGCGTTTAACGAGATGTCGGCGGCGTTGCAAGGATCGTTCGATCGCCTGCAAGGGACGATCGAATCGTTCCAGCGTTTCGTCCCGGAAAAGTTTTTAGTGGCGATCGCCCCGGAAGGGATCGAGAATATTCAGGTGGGGGTAGCGGTCAAACGGACGATCTCGATTCTCTTTTGTGATATCCGGAATTATACATCACTCTCGGAAGCGATGACCCCGTTGGAAACGTTCTCTTTTTTAAACGATTATTTGGAGATCGTCGGTCAAGAAATTGCCCGTCACGGCGGCTTTATCGATAAGTATATCGGCGATGCGATCATGGCCCTGTTTGACGATCGCGCCACCGACGGCGCCGTGCAAGCGGCGATCGCCATGCGACGGCGTTTGATCTCGTTCAATCAAGCCCGCCTGGAACGACAACTCCCGCCCATCGAAATCGGGATCGGTATCCATCGCGGCGAGGTCGTCATGGGAACCGTGGGGTTTGTCTCCCGGATCGAGTCTACGGCGATCGGCGATGCGGTGAATGTGGCGGCGCGGGTGGAAGGGTTGACGAAAGAATATGGCTGCAACGTGTTGGTAACTGATGCGGTAGTGGACTCTTTGGGCGATCGCGAGGCGGTGCAACTCAATTTAATTGACGAGGCGGTCAAGGTCAAGGGCAAAGATGAGGCGATCGCCGTCTACGAGGTTCTCGAACGCACCAGTTGCCGGGAATCGAACGAAAACTTTTTTAGATTTTAG
- a CDS encoding molybdopterin-binding protein, with amino-acid sequence MQWHLNPLKGILWLFVVTTFALLSGCRDRPSDRQLNEWQHEAIRENAQLVALYGNGDTIGDWELVVEGQIRQGRLRFNWAELDALATKHIRTSDPHYTPDLNAVLDFRGIVIGDLLDRLQIKGETNEITFVSFDSFRATISIADIQRYPIALALERDRKPIPRSEAGPLYLIFPQEQYPKLAQKYTEQFWVFYVTHAIVGTEPIDVRLGDRHFDAARLEQLPQTTLYERVGYKAHWPSEKVKLHGVRLQEAIAAAGLNLPPGGSVVIRGKAAVDRDPGNPIRLDARNVRNCDILLATHWGEDREPIPARLGGPVTLAFPSTCRDRTTGEEHPYPTQQLWVTFVEEIDIYPPENPLQS; translated from the coding sequence ATGCAATGGCATCTCAATCCACTCAAAGGCATTCTCTGGCTGTTTGTCGTCACGACCTTCGCCTTATTAAGTGGTTGCCGCGATCGCCCCAGCGACCGACAACTGAACGAGTGGCAACACGAAGCCATTCGCGAAAACGCCCAATTAGTCGCGCTTTACGGCAATGGCGACACGATTGGAGATTGGGAATTAGTCGTCGAAGGACAGATCCGTCAAGGGCGCCTTCGCTTCAACTGGGCCGAATTAGACGCCTTAGCCACGAAACACATTCGCACCAGCGACCCGCACTATACCCCCGATCTCAATGCGGTGTTGGACTTTCGCGGGATCGTCATCGGCGACTTGCTCGATCGCTTGCAAATAAAAGGCGAAACCAACGAAATCACCTTTGTCTCCTTTGACAGCTTTCGCGCCACCATTTCGATCGCCGATATCCAACGCTACCCGATCGCCCTCGCTTTGGAACGCGATCGCAAGCCGATCCCGCGCAGCGAAGCCGGACCGTTATATTTAATCTTCCCTCAAGAACAATATCCAAAGTTAGCCCAAAAATACACCGAACAGTTTTGGGTATTTTACGTTACCCACGCAATCGTCGGAACCGAACCGATCGACGTACGATTGGGCGATCGCCATTTCGACGCCGCCAGACTCGAACAACTCCCTCAAACCACCCTCTACGAGCGCGTCGGTTACAAAGCCCATTGGCCCAGCGAAAAAGTCAAACTCCACGGAGTCCGCTTACAAGAGGCGATCGCCGCCGCCGGATTGAACCTCCCTCCCGGCGGTTCGGTCGTCATACGGGGTAAAGCCGCCGTCGATCGCGATCCGGGCAATCCGATCCGCTTGGACGCCCGCAACGTTCGCAACTGCGACATCCTGCTCGCCACCCATTGGGGAGAAGATCGAGAACCGATCCCCGCCCGTCTCGGCGGTCCGGTCACCCTCGCCTTTCCCAGTACCTGCCGCGATCGCACCACGGGAGAAGAACATCCCTACCCCACTCAACAGCTTTGGGTCACCTTCGTCGAGGAAATCGACATCTACCCGCCGGAAAACCCCTTGCAATCTTAA
- a CDS encoding ArsR/SmtB family transcription factor, with protein MTKPIARSPQTIASEDLLSGFHALSDPLRLQILERLRDRELCVCELCDALDVSQSKLSFHLKTLKEAQLVLTRQEGRWIYYRLNLAQFITLEEYLAGYRRFSAVLPARSCP; from the coding sequence ATGACCAAGCCTATTGCCCGATCGCCGCAAACGATCGCCTCCGAAGACCTCCTATCGGGTTTTCATGCCCTTTCCGACCCCTTGCGCTTGCAAATTTTAGAGCGGTTGCGCGATCGCGAATTGTGTGTTTGTGAGTTGTGCGACGCCCTCGATGTCAGTCAGTCGAAACTGTCGTTTCACCTGAAAACGCTCAAGGAAGCCCAGCTCGTTTTGACCCGTCAAGAGGGACGCTGGATTTACTATCGTTTGAATTTAGCTCAATTTATTACTTTAGAAGAATATCTCGCCGGATACAGGCGCTTTAGCGCCGTCTTACCCGCCCGGTCTTGTCCCTGA
- a CDS encoding PstS family phosphate ABC transporter substrate-binding protein, whose amino-acid sequence MSLLALWSAIALGSCQSGDRNALNDPNSQNNGKIVVDGSSTVFPISEAMAEEFMKQNPEVRVAIGISGSGGGFKKFCRGETNISNASRPIDPSEIELCQENQIEYIELPIAFDGITVVVNPKNNFVSCLSVADLKTLWQADAQAKIEYWNQIRGEFPPVKLALYGPGTDSGTYDYFIRAVVGQNQGSRGDFAASEDDNVIVQGVATDPGGIGFFGYAYYEENREKLKAVAIDNGNGCVTPSEETIADGSYTPLSRPEFIYINRALANRPDIQEFVNFILAEENQYLISEVGYVPLSQETMEAVRQRYQEAQSGSIFNGVTVVGTDLLDRFGAEGRSP is encoded by the coding sequence GTGAGTCTGTTGGCTCTGTGGAGCGCGATCGCCCTCGGAAGTTGCCAGAGTGGCGATCGCAATGCCCTCAACGACCCTAACAGTCAGAATAACGGCAAAATCGTCGTGGACGGTTCGAGTACGGTCTTTCCCATTTCCGAAGCAATGGCGGAAGAATTCATGAAACAAAACCCCGAGGTGCGCGTGGCGATCGGTATTTCCGGGTCGGGCGGTGGCTTTAAAAAGTTTTGTCGGGGAGAAACCAATATCTCCAATGCCTCCCGTCCGATCGACCCCTCAGAAATTGAATTGTGCCAAGAAAATCAAATTGAATATATCGAATTGCCGATCGCCTTTGACGGGATTACCGTCGTTGTCAATCCGAAAAATAACTTTGTCTCCTGTTTGTCCGTTGCCGATCTAAAAACCCTTTGGCAAGCCGACGCCCAAGCAAAAATCGAATATTGGAATCAAATTCGCGGGGAGTTTCCCCCGGTCAAACTCGCCCTTTACGGACCGGGAACCGATTCGGGAACTTACGACTATTTTATCCGTGCCGTCGTCGGTCAAAATCAAGGTAGTCGTGGCGATTTTGCCGCCAGCGAAGACGATAACGTCATCGTCCAAGGAGTTGCCACCGATCCGGGAGGGATCGGCTTTTTCGGTTATGCTTATTACGAAGAAAACCGCGAAAAACTCAAAGCCGTCGCCATTGACAACGGTAACGGTTGCGTGACGCCGAGTGAAGAAACGATCGCCGATGGGAGTTACACCCCCCTCTCGCGTCCGGAATTTATTTATATCAATCGGGCCCTCGCCAATCGCCCGGATATTCAAGAATTTGTTAATTTTATCCTCGCCGAGGAGAATCAATATTTAATTTCAGAAGTCGGTTACGTTCCACTTTCTCAAGAAACCATGGAGGCGGTCCGACAGCGTTATCAAGAGGCTCAAAGCGGGTCGATATTTAACGGCGTTACCGTCGTCGGGACGGATCTGCTCGATCGCTTCGGCGCCGAGGGACGATCGCCGTAA
- the pstA gene encoding phosphate ABC transporter permease PstA, whose product MEFDPSSLPEESRPSWRGNLQSSQKIEAIVRVVLSVVAAIPIAILVAIVAILLYETTLFFQEISPWRFFTDTEWTPLFPSRQVGIVAIASATLLVSGIALLVAIPIGLPIAIYLAEYANDRLRFAIKPILEALSGIPTVVYGYFALLVVTPLLQRAIPQLSAFSALSAGIVTGITVVPIVSSLSEDAIRSVPQSLREGGYALGLTKIEAIWTIVLPVAFPGIMASFTLAASRVLGETTIAAIAAGQTPQLTLNPLVPVLTMTSFIIQVSLGTVSFDSLAFHTIFTVGMVLFLLTLSLNSFGHWLVRRHQQRMSEGVVPSDGIVQSFPKLPEPSSDRQADEDVGGSTLTRLSVGGAPLFLSSSPHATRRVDDWFPSPPVDRFRTRLSFRKGLNYLFQAISVGAIAATLLVLALLMFDALNRGLTHLNVDFLTGLPSRKPQEAGIYPALMGTLWLWGLTVVFAFPIGIGTAIFLEEYCPDNWLNQVIEINIANLSAVPSIIYGLLGLELFVRLLEPMTGGASILSAAMTLSVVILPMSIVATRAALRSVPNSLYEGGYAIGMTRTQVLWHIVLPAAFPGMVTALLLSSARAIGATSPLIAVGALPFVSFAPSLSWQGLYSRFTALPFQIFNWVSRPQQGFHDKAAAASAILVGLLLLLNVVGVYLRDRSRQKQE is encoded by the coding sequence ATGGAGTTCGACCCCTCCTCCTTACCGGAAGAGTCCCGCCCGTCGTGGCGGGGAAATTTGCAAAGCAGTCAAAAGATCGAGGCGATCGTCCGGGTAGTCCTGTCGGTCGTGGCGGCGATTCCGATCGCTATTTTAGTGGCGATCGTCGCGATCTTACTCTACGAAACCACCTTATTTTTCCAGGAGATTTCCCCCTGGCGGTTTTTCACCGATACCGAATGGACTCCCCTGTTTCCATCTCGTCAAGTCGGGATCGTCGCGATCGCCAGCGCCACCTTACTCGTCAGTGGGATTGCCCTCCTCGTTGCCATTCCCATCGGTCTGCCAATCGCGATCTATCTCGCCGAATACGCCAACGATCGCCTACGCTTCGCGATTAAACCGATTTTAGAAGCCCTTTCCGGCATTCCGACGGTAGTTTACGGCTACTTTGCCCTACTGGTAGTCACCCCCTTATTACAAAGAGCAATCCCTCAATTATCCGCTTTCAGCGCCTTGAGTGCGGGGATCGTCACCGGAATCACCGTAGTGCCGATCGTGTCTTCGTTGAGTGAAGACGCCATTCGCAGCGTTCCCCAAAGTTTGCGCGAGGGGGGCTACGCTTTGGGCTTGACAAAAATTGAGGCGATCTGGACGATCGTCTTACCGGTCGCCTTTCCCGGGATTATGGCATCGTTTACCCTGGCAGCATCCCGGGTCCTCGGGGAAACGACGATCGCGGCGATCGCGGCGGGCCAAACCCCCCAACTTACTCTCAATCCCTTGGTTCCCGTCCTGACGATGACCTCGTTTATCATTCAGGTCAGTTTGGGGACGGTTTCCTTCGACTCCCTCGCCTTCCACACCATTTTCACCGTGGGAATGGTGTTATTTTTACTGACCTTATCCCTCAACAGCTTCGGTCACTGGCTGGTTCGGCGCCATCAGCAACGCATGTCCGAGGGGGTCGTCCCCAGTGACGGAATCGTGCAAAGCTTCCCAAAACTGCCCGAACCGAGTTCCGACCGACAGGCGGACGAGGACGTTGGCGGATCGACTCTCACTCGCCTGTCGGTCGGTGGGGCGCCTTTATTTCTCAGTTCGTCCCCTCACGCCACGCGGCGGGTCGATGATTGGTTTCCGTCCCCTCCGGTCGATCGCTTTCGCACCCGCTTGAGTTTTCGCAAGGGTTTGAACTACTTATTTCAAGCGATCTCCGTGGGGGCGATCGCCGCGACCCTCTTGGTTCTCGCGTTGCTGATGTTCGATGCGTTAAATCGCGGTTTGACCCATCTCAATGTGGACTTTTTGACCGGATTGCCCTCCCGCAAGCCCCAAGAAGCGGGGATTTATCCGGCGTTGATGGGGACGTTGTGGTTGTGGGGGTTGACGGTGGTGTTTGCTTTTCCGATCGGCATCGGAACGGCTATCTTTTTAGAAGAATATTGTCCCGATAATTGGCTCAATCAAGTTATTGAAATTAATATTGCCAATCTCTCTGCCGTTCCGTCGATTATTTACGGCTTGTTAGGTTTGGAGTTATTCGTTCGCCTTTTGGAACCGATGACTGGAGGGGCGAGTATTTTATCTGCAGCGATGACGTTGAGTGTGGTGATTTTGCCGATGTCGATCGTGGCGACGCGCGCGGCGTTGCGATCGGTGCCAAATAGCCTCTACGAGGGCGGTTACGCGATCGGGATGACCCGCACTCAGGTGTTGTGGCATATCGTGCTTCCGGCGGCGTTTCCGGGGATGGTGACGGCGCTGTTGTTGTCTTCGGCCCGGGCGATCGGGGCCACTTCTCCTTTGATTGCGGTGGGGGCTTTACCTTTTGTTTCCTTTGCACCGTCGTTGTCTTGGCAAGGGCTTTACAGTCGCTTTACGGCGTTGCCTTTTCAAATTTTTAATTGGGTCTCGCGACCGCAACAAGGGTTTCACGATAAGGCGGCGGCGGCGAGTGCGATTTTGGTCGGTTTGTTGTTGTTGCTCAATGTCGTTGGCGTCTACTTGCGCGATCGCTCCCGCCAAAAACAAGAATGA
- the pstB gene encoding phosphate ABC transporter ATP-binding protein PstB, which yields MNLQPILPESSELALSCQELSVYYGNSLVLKDINLDLYAHQITTLIGPSGCGKSTLLRCFNRLNDLVPNTRIQGKILFKNKDIYRFKSVEIRRRIGMVFQKPNPFPKSIYENIALGLRINGYQGDIDEVVEYSLRQATLWDEVKNHLNRNALTLSGGQQQRLCIARAIALKPEILLMDEPCSSLDPVSTAKIDDLLYELKQHYTIVMVTHNMQQASRVSDMTAFFNIKNMPNGIKVGYLSEYDLTEIIFHNPKHPSTQEYVTGRFY from the coding sequence ATGAATCTCCAACCTATTTTGCCCGAATCCTCTGAACTTGCTTTATCTTGTCAAGAACTGTCGGTTTATTATGGCAACAGTCTAGTTTTAAAAGATATCAATCTAGACTTATACGCCCATCAGATTACCACCTTGATCGGTCCGTCGGGATGCGGTAAAAGTACGCTGCTTCGCTGTTTTAACCGACTCAACGATCTAGTTCCTAATACTCGTATTCAAGGCAAGATTTTATTTAAAAATAAAGATATTTATCGCTTTAAATCGGTGGAAATCCGCCGCCGCATCGGCATGGTGTTTCAAAAACCCAATCCTTTTCCTAAATCGATTTACGAAAATATTGCTTTGGGTTTGCGAATTAATGGCTATCAAGGGGATATCGATGAAGTGGTCGAATATTCTTTGCGTCAGGCGACTTTGTGGGATGAAGTTAAAAATCACCTCAATCGCAATGCACTGACTTTATCTGGCGGACAACAACAACGCCTCTGTATTGCACGGGCGATCGCCCTCAAACCGGAAATCCTCTTGATGGACGAACCTTGTTCTTCTCTCGATCCGGTTTCCACGGCAAAAATTGACGATCTGCTCTACGAACTCAAACAACATTACACGATCGTCATGGTCACCCACAACATGCAACAAGCTTCGCGGGTATCGGACATGACTGCGTTTTTTAATATTAAAAATATGCCGAATGGGATCAAAGTCGGTTACCTCTCGGAATACGACCTCACCGAAATTATCTTTCACAACCCCAAACACCCCTCAACTCAGGAGTACGTGACGGGTCGCTTCTACTAA
- a CDS encoding PstS family phosphate ABC transporter substrate-binding protein, with amino-acid sequence MNIKIWQWISPLTATAIAAIATISCSQSPVQDRQPIAIDGSSTVYPITEAIAQAYQDRVSDAVNITVNFSGTGGGFDKFCAGETDINNASRPIQNDEMAACKQAGVAYIELPVAFDALTVVVNDRNTWAADITLDELKTIWEKAAQSKILKWNQVRPTWPDRPLKLYGPGKDSGTYDYFTEAVLGSSGVSRDDYTASEDDTVLVEGVSNDPDALGYFGYAYYEQQAAAMKAIAVDSGRGAISPSRETVENNQYQPLSRPLFIYINLSEAQKNPAMKEFVDFYLDNAPQIVNTIGYVPLPKEGYNLIKINFNRGKVGTVFGGKSQFNLTIGELLKQEAQF; translated from the coding sequence ATGAATATCAAAATTTGGCAATGGATATCCCCATTGACCGCGACGGCGATCGCGGCGATCGCTACAATTTCTTGCTCTCAATCCCCAGTCCAAGACCGCCAACCGATCGCGATCGACGGATCGAGTACGGTCTATCCCATCACCGAAGCGATCGCCCAAGCCTATCAAGATCGAGTTTCCGATGCCGTCAACATAACGGTCAACTTCTCCGGAACCGGAGGCGGGTTCGATAAATTCTGTGCCGGAGAAACCGACATCAATAATGCCTCGCGACCGATTCAAAACGACGAAATGGCGGCATGCAAACAAGCTGGAGTCGCCTATATCGAGTTGCCCGTTGCCTTTGACGCCTTAACCGTCGTCGTCAACGATCGCAACACATGGGCTGCCGATATCACTTTGGACGAGTTAAAAACCATTTGGGAGAAAGCCGCCCAAAGCAAGATCCTCAAATGGAATCAAGTGCGTCCCACCTGGCCCGATCGCCCCCTCAAACTCTACGGACCGGGAAAAGACTCGGGAACCTACGACTACTTCACCGAAGCCGTTCTCGGCAGTTCCGGAGTCAGTCGGGACGACTACACCGCCAGCGAAGACGATACCGTCTTGGTCGAAGGAGTGAGCAACGATCCCGACGCCCTCGGCTATTTCGGCTATGCCTATTACGAACAGCAAGCCGCCGCCATGAAAGCGATCGCCGTCGATAGCGGTCGAGGGGCGATCTCCCCATCGCGCGAAACGGTCGAAAACAATCAATATCAACCCCTCTCGCGCCCGCTTTTTATCTACATCAATCTCAGCGAAGCACAAAAGAATCCCGCCATGAAAGAATTTGTCGATTTTTACCTCGATAACGCCCCTCAAATCGTCAATACCATCGGCTACGTTCCCTTACCCAAGGAAGGCTATAACCTCATAAAAATTAACTTCAATCGAGGTAAAGTCGGCACCGTTTTTGGGGGCAAATCTCAATTTAACTTGACCATTGGCGAACTCTTGAAGCAAGAAGCCCAATTCTGA
- the arsB gene encoding ACR3 family arsenite efflux transporter, producing the protein MNTSDSNPPVVRAGSKLNAFEKYLTLWVFACIFAGIALGRIFPKLAVTLDSMSVYQVSIPIAICLFFMMYPIMVKIDFSQAKQAIKTPKPVLLTLIVNWAIKPFTMVIFAQFFLGWLFRPFLQGTELLRGAEVSLVNSYIAGAILLGIAPCTAMVLMWGYLSYSNQGHTLVMVAINSLTMLFLYAPLGRWLLAANDLTVPWQTIVLSVLIYVGLPLAAGTYSRYWIFKHKGREWFERRFLKYLSPVATSALLLTLVLLFAFKGELIVNNPFHIVLIAVPLFIQTNFIFAIAYVVGLKLNLTYEDAAPAALIGASNHFEVAIATAVMLFGLNSGAALATVVGVLIEVPVMLMLVDLCKRTAFWFPREPEKASLPDPRCIHPLG; encoded by the coding sequence ATGAACACCTCCGATTCTAACCCTCCCGTCGTCCGCGCCGGGAGCAAACTTAACGCGTTTGAAAAATATCTGACCCTTTGGGTATTCGCCTGTATTTTTGCCGGAATCGCCCTCGGACGCATCTTTCCGAAACTTGCCGTCACTCTCGATTCGATGAGTGTCTATCAAGTATCAATTCCGATCGCCATTTGCCTGTTTTTCATGATGTACCCCATCATGGTAAAAATTGACTTCAGCCAAGCCAAACAGGCGATTAAAACCCCCAAACCCGTACTTTTGACTTTAATTGTCAATTGGGCGATCAAACCCTTTACCATGGTTATTTTTGCCCAATTCTTCCTCGGCTGGCTGTTCCGTCCCTTCCTCCAAGGAACCGAACTGCTACGCGGTGCGGAAGTCTCCCTCGTCAACTCCTATATTGCCGGAGCAATTTTACTCGGAATTGCCCCCTGTACCGCCATGGTCTTGATGTGGGGATATCTGTCTTATAGTAACCAAGGGCATACCCTGGTCATGGTGGCGATTAACTCCCTAACCATGTTATTTTTATATGCCCCCTTGGGTCGCTGGTTGTTAGCAGCCAATGATTTAACTGTTCCCTGGCAAACCATTGTTTTATCGGTGTTAATTTATGTCGGCTTGCCCCTGGCGGCGGGAACTTACAGCCGTTATTGGATTTTCAAACATAAGGGACGGGAATGGTTTGAACGGCGCTTTTTGAAATATCTCAGTCCCGTCGCTACGAGTGCTTTGCTGTTAACCTTGGTGCTATTATTTGCCTTTAAAGGCGAATTGATCGTCAACAATCCCTTCCATATTGTTTTAATCGCCGTTCCCTTGTTTATTCAGACCAATTTTATTTTTGCGATCGCCTACGTTGTCGGATTAAAGCTCAATTTGACTTACGAAGATGCCGCCCCCGCCGCTTTAATTGGTGCGAGCAATCATTTTGAAGTCGCGATCGCCACTGCAGTAATGTTATTTGGTTTGAATTCCGGTGCTGCTTTAGCTACGGTCGTCGGCGTTTTAATCGAAGTTCCAGTAATGTTAATGCTCGTCGATCTGTGTAAGCGAACGGCTTTTTGGTTCCCCAGAGAACCGGAAAAAGCCTCTTTACCAGACCCGCGTTGTATCCATCCCCTCGGCTAA
- the arsC gene encoding arsenate reductase, glutathione/glutaredoxin type, with the protein MTKKVMFVCKRNSCRSQMAEGFAKQLGQGKINVSSSGLEASRVHPTAIAVMSEVGIDIGDQTSDPLTEFNPQDYDIVISLCGCGVNLPEVWVLREIFEDWQLDDPDGQPLETFRRVREEIRDRVQQLIASL; encoded by the coding sequence ATGACCAAAAAAGTAATGTTTGTTTGCAAGCGTAATTCCTGCCGTTCTCAAATGGCGGAAGGCTTTGCAAAACAGTTGGGACAAGGTAAAATTAACGTCAGTAGTTCCGGACTCGAAGCCAGTCGCGTTCATCCGACGGCGATCGCCGTCATGTCCGAAGTCGGAATCGATATTGGCGACCAAACCTCGGATCCTTTAACTGAATTCAATCCTCAAGATTACGATATCGTGATTTCTCTATGCGGTTGCGGCGTCAATTTACCCGAAGTGTGGGTATTGCGAGAAATATTTGAAGACTGGCAACTCGACGACCCCGACGGACAACCTTTAGAAACCTTCCGCCGCGTTCGTGAAGAAATCCGCGATCGGGTTCAACAGTTAATCGCTTCATTGTAG